In Lineus longissimus chromosome 7, tnLinLong1.2, whole genome shotgun sequence, a genomic segment contains:
- the LOC135490948 gene encoding uncharacterized protein LOC135490948: protein MIQTLNMIVMLRKALIQEFFEKRKYISKVRRAQPYSSPTRKGVSLDLQFIQTVERTHGPQNRVSSTVVRKPVVVDLEGHASIPRPPRRQENLELPNMSPVKTVSVLQLASATERLNANGSQCAHREIDNKLYRAWEPGDNYHMKESKLKHSGSLISSHGPVVYRTPHSTESLGTKMNRNGHIFDSAPKSCQQLHSLSDVELETPYLYLNNGSQVGLCTIQEEGAQSKSVHPKSSGMGSSEEDRNNAKLGKRALYTVSEDFQMTPLKRYHEPTKKHKDHHQGCHEAVFGTERALFDQWDGSRRSSHLNWQKTSVRDDEDDNRCAEDNKKKLRSGNVKGAGNGHEWDRLRIHENLNKKHSNQTKKMESEHLGDGEHPFGFRSDYQRDNRRKHNVIERDERQDLYQNDEVKPGTCDKRAKREKRHRFDEYYEKRRSNSGDMKTCSQDFDQGVKRIKDDRKPRTRTDSFLPKQKMQKLLTSTPVPDSRIDLTPLEELMDDTAFNKKHPRPLHDNVIEDKDEGLNQDLGMKRGVCPPVVNNSVLERESYVEDTLAMPIYKERLFSLLGMSQPTTEQSASPWLHGQRIDNVQHPVERRTKPKSHGSTDLNKQVRTSIEQSKLGRNREVCRLENCSDKATHCSNDKGKIASDNDLKSENSCEAFAGDETNLVSKEVSTEEKLAKPLIDPRDQCTSKEPDRPFGSNSSIKVVSEDQGQVVRHSVLVYNAAKKLESVEIECSWNSSNGSQGNRTKKYRKGQQSSAQDALDELLQLDDMCNDAEMDEELNLEEQLERETKCAKEFQEPETAIDERVLTFMTSVQATGKDASESLRHDENFVKTIDKYIPVELGKDAVFQNDVKDVVPNSQISSQLTFEAMQLEYYSNLMKITPVKRKCVPPGSDRSASTGEKVKQEPTGESALQQKFDQLNVFQDTFNKDATPRSDCDKIESFSSVLKSPQPVLMTPPESIVKETVPEAVPVTVLSPVCDVSTSVCSLSDPIHEKCPFDKSRILNVYKIPECTSSPPSIKDKQVTREDEIKADIQLKHLMMHAKVEYIEQTQKGANESKLESPCRLPKLETTASPLKRFSDIGITCDILSDIDKVSPMMKDVGVSCNLLVAPEFEKRTNTEPCVSGRSIQTDALILFDRSANTEAVVLASSSTQVSPLESNGPANLALKDDGTYIITALKPCMNNASESPGPPLPLASQAEVLSSSIPFENIPVSDWSTQNVTKLPFEDILVSDLSTRNVTKLPFDDILCSDLSAQNVTKLPSQVDACNTSEIEDGMLSKKNIEFYSDFETQFVELEDSTDPPVADIMDTKLENMSGETTVVQGCLGIPTEETNKDNPLDDSEVGDGLLRAWDTLVDPPGSSSFKDFRVDVTTTSNQEKDNCYRVDSDECSMETGEEKKGGLDMTTKESKEDNALDDSVAGDGLCQVRDTTADPSSSEDLMLDVATASDQEKDSYNSENLEECLIEKGETAIATCTCQELSVVTPSMSSNIGQKCPADEAVELSSQTERVIDVVVDLKRFHDEQFSHCPEKDMVAENPQKVGCAENHCQHPVVSMKDQTMVVNEEFEDRSMLSTESDHEGDINSTPVFEVPESSDFQETVITETPVFGGDASPVFGRLDMTALRPVSREEEELLLSPVFRKDDGELCFSPVYTKKEAFFSPAKEESFSPCSREGSKETSSVVLETEKENEDTTSSSDDSAVTGRTQTNDKRNRDNQREPSHDSLVSGLIHLRNIPKTEVQECYGCDDFSGESKSNVAEAMVMVDSKTEVSPGALFQQPFDIKSAIGILDQNISHCLEYADENGHRDEELEEVERDSALSMAECENSVAGKSASTYRAERHSRIKKNNCSALADKRNVEVLYARSSSDEVTTPRSKLRLKRFSIVAEGGQKMGKKSSVSPRGAKVVKKSSEQKTKRLGRSFRLYSGGAIFGEDLPEVSDAPKAAEPGMTCGWSLRQNDELKEIRKEIDKIRAKNNDSIWQTERRDRFAGVTLNDTSFEVKVRRDDIQNDRCFTPCGEERRCSDEDRNCIVGEDGTRDKVRSCSVGGDGPNKDNVSSCRVGADVSRDENSCSLSRNEDKSCSVDKDENRPDGRISCVGEDRTIEEGRACKIGEDVIKHTRGKEIRRSIDGDDTSCSVDEEESWVEDRGCDIDVKMDEGDVTTTYGPTAARIGCDYDESIETKQKNHKSPWTEDDESSVGSVDDGDKTETGWEQSGFEGEFEEWGIIGVGTHNTDSSEGMPRYRLRSQLPQPSNTCSMH from the exons ATGATTCAGACACTGAATATGATTGTGATGTTGAGGAAGGCCTTGATACAG GAGTTCTTTGAGAAGAGAAAATACATCAGTAAAGTGAGACGTGCCCAACCATATTCATCCCCAACAAGAAAAGGGGTCAGTCTCGATCTTCAGTTCATTCAAACTGTTGAGAGGACTCATGGACCACAGAACCGAG TTTCCTCTACTGTTGTAAGGAAACCTGTTGTTGTTGATTTGGAGGGGCATGCCTCAATACCAAGACCTCCAAGAAGACAGGAAAATCTTGAACTGCCAAACATGTCTCCAGTCAAAACTGTTTCAGTGTTGCAGCTTGCTTCTGCAACTGAGAG ATTAAATGCCAATGGGTCCCAATGTGCACACAGGGAAATTGACAACAAGTTATACAGAGCATGGGAACCTGGAGACAACTATCACATGAAGGAAAGTAAACTAAAACATTCTGGATCCCTCATCTCAAGCCATGGACCAGTAGTTTACAGAACTCCACATTCAACAGAAAGCCTTGGAACCAAG ATGAACAGGAATGGTCACATTTTCGATTCAGCTCCCAAGAGTTGTCAGCAGTTGCACTCTCTCTCAGATGTTGAATTGGAG ACTCCATACCTCTACCTCAATAACGGTTCACAAGTTGGACTTTGTACAATCCAAGAGGAGGGTGCTCAATCAAAATCAGTTCACCCCAAGTCTTCCGGAATGGGGAGTTCAGAAGAAGATAGAAACAATGCTAAGCTAGGGAAAAGAGCGTTGTATACTGTGAGTGAAGACTTCCAAATGACGCCTTTGAAGAGATACCATGAGCCAACCAAGAAACATAAGGATCATCACCAAGGCTGTCATGAAGCAGTATTTGGAACCGAGAGAGCTTTGTTTGATCAATGGGATGGCTCAAGGAGAAGCTCGCATTTGAATTGGCAAAAGACGTCAGTCAGAGATGATGAGGATGACAATCGGTGTGCTGAAGACAACAAGAAGAAACTTCGGTCCGGGAATGTGAAGGGGGCAGGCAATGGGCATGAATGGGACAGGTTAAGGATTCATGAGAATTTGAACAAGAAGCACAGCAATCAAACCAAAAAGATGGAGAGTGAGCATTTGGGTGATGGTGAACATCCATTTGGGTTTAGGAGTGATTACCAAAGAGACAATAGACGCAAACACAATGTGATTGAGCGAGATGAGAGACAAGACTTATACCAAAATGATGAAGTCAAACCTGGCACCTGTGATAAGAGAGCCAAGAGAGAAAAAAGACATCGCTTTGATGAATATTATGAAAAGAGACGATCAAATTCTGGAGACATGAAGACTTGCAGTCAGGATTTCGATCAAGGTGTCAAAAGAATCAAAGATGACAGAAAGCCCAGAACTAGGACAGATTCCTTTCTCCCTAAGCAAAAGATGCAGAAACTGCTAACCTCTACCCCTGTACCAGATTCAAGAATTGATCTCACTCCTCTGGAAGAACTGATGGATGATACAGCTTTCAATAAGAAACATCCTCgaccactccatgacaatgtcaTTGAAGACAAAGATGAGGGCCTTAATCAGGATTTAGGAATGAAAAGAGGAGTATGTCCTCCTGTAGTAAATAATAGCGTACTTGAAAGG gAATCTTATGTTGAAGACACCTTGGCAATGCCAATCTACAAAGAAAGACTCTTCTCACTTCTTGGTATGTCGCAACCCACTACAGAACAAAGTGCATCACCATGGCTTCACGGTCAGAGAATTGATAATGTTCAGCACCCAGTTGAGAGGAGGACAAAACCCAAATCACATGGCAGCACAGATTTAAACAAGCAAGTGAGGACAAGTATAGAACAAAGCAAACTTGGCAGGAACAGAGAAGTTTGCCGACTTGAAAACTGTAGTGATAAAGCTACTCATTGCAGCAACGACAAAGGGAAAATTGCTTCAGACAACGACCTGAAATCTGAAAATTCATGTGAAGCATTTGCAGGAGATGAAACCAATCTGGTTTCAAAGGAAGTCTCAACAGAAGAGAAACTTGCTAAACCATTGATTGATCCTCGTGATCAGTGCACCTCCAAAGAGCCAGACAGGCCTTTTGGGTCAAATTCTTCCATCAAAGTTGTCTCTGAAGACCAAGGGCAGGTTGTTCGACATTCAGTGCTGGTGTATAACGCAGCGAAGAAGCTTGAAAGCGTGGAGATAGAATGCTCTTGGAATTCATCCAATGGAAG CCAAGGGAACAGGACAAAGAAATACAGAAAAGGACAACAGTCCTCAGCACAAGACGCACTGGATGAG TTGTTGCAACTTGATGACATGTGTAATGATGCAGAGATGGATGAAGAGTTGAATTTGGAGGAAC AATTGGAAAGGGAAACAAAATGTGCTAAAGAATTTCAAGAACCTGAGACAGCTATTGATGAAAGAGTACTGACCTTCATGACATCTGTGCAAGCAACTGGCAAGGACGCCTCAGAATCTCTTCGTCATGATGAAAACTTTGTAAAGACTATTGATAAGTATATTCCGGTGGAATTAGGGAAGGATGCtgtttttcaaaatgatgtgaaagATGTTGTTCCAAATAGTCAGATTTCCTCTCAGTTGACATTTGAGGCCATGCAGCTTGAGTATTATagtaatttgatgaaaataacaccagTTAAAAGGAAGTGTGTGCCACCAGGGTCCGACAGATCTGCTTCTACTGGTGAGAAGGTAAAACAGGAGCCTACTGGAGAGTCGGCCTTGCAACAAAAGTTTGACCAGCTCAACGTGTTTCAGGATACCTTCAATAAGGATGCGACACCGCGAAGTGATTGTGATAAGATTGAGTCATTTTCAAGTGTGCTAAAAAGTCCACAACCTGTTTTGATGACTCCACCAGAGAGTATTGTCAAAGAGACAGTTCCAGAAGCCGTTCCTGTCACAGTTCTGTCACCTGTCTGTGACGTCTCAACATCAGTCTGCTCTCTCTCAGACCCCATCCATGAAAAGTGTCCTTTTGACAAGAGTAGAATTTTGAATGTGTATAAGATTCCAGAATGCACCTCAAGCCCACCTTCCATAAAGGACAAGCAAGTGACGAGGGAGGATGAAATAAAGGCAGACATTCAGCTCAAGCATTTGATGATGCATGCCAAGGTAGAATATATTGAACAAACGCAAAAAGGCGCCAATGAATCTAAGTTGGAATCTCCATGTCGGCTACCCAAGCTAGAAACAACAGCATCTCCTTTAAAAAGATTTTCAGACATTGGCATAACATGTGACATTTTGTCTGACATTGATAAAGTGTCTCCAATGATGAAGGATGTTGGGGTCTCCTGCAACCTGCTGGTTGCTCCAGAATTTGAAAAGCGCACAAACACTGAACCTTGTGTTTCAGGCAGGTCTATCCAGACTGACGCATTGATCCTCTTTGATAGAAGTGCTAATACTGAAGCTGTGGTACTTGCAAGCTCATCAACTCAGGTGTCTCCTCTTGAAAGTAATGGACCAGCCAATTTGGCTTTGAAGGATGACGGCACTTACATCATCACAGCACTGAAGCCCTGCATGAATAATGCCTCAGAATCTCCAGGTCCACCACTTCCTCTGGCCTCTCAGGCTGAAGTGCTCTCTTCTAGTATTCCATTTGAGAACATCCCTGTTTCAGACTGGTCTACACAGAATGTGACTAAATTGCCGTTTGAGGACATCCTTGTCTCGGACCTGTCTACTCGGAATGTGACTAAATTGCCGTTTGACGATATCCTTTGCTCGGACCTGTCTGCTCAGAATGTGACGAAATTACCAAGTCAGGTAGATGCTTGCAATACGTCAGAAATTGAAGATGGAATGCTTTCCAAAAAGAACATTGAATTTTACTCTGATTTTGAGACACAGTTTGTGGAATTAGAAGACTCCACAGATCCACCTGTGGCGGATATAATGGATACGAAATTAGAAAACATGTCCGGTGAAACTACTGTGGTGCAAGGATGTCTTGGTATACCAACTGAAGAGACCAACAAAGATAATCCGCTGGATGATAGTGAGGTCGGTGATGGACTCCTTCGAGCTTGGGACACATTGGTTGACCCACCTGGGTCATccagtttcaaagattttaggGTAGATGTCACAACCACGTCTAACCAAGAGAAAGACAACTGCTATAGGGTAGATTCGGATGAGTGTTCAATGGAGAcaggagaagaaaaaaaaggaggCCTTGatatgacaaccaaagaaagcAAAGAAGACAATGCACTGGATGATAGTGTGGCCGGTGATGGACTCTGTCAAGTTAGGGACACAACGGCAGATCCATCCAGTTCTGAAGATTTGATGTTAGATGTCGCAACCGCGTCTGATCAAGAGAAAGACAGCTACAATAGCGAAAATTTAGAGGAGTGTCTAATAGAGAAAGGAGAGACAGCCATTGCCACTTGTACCTGTCAGGAGTTGTCAGTGGTCACACCCAGTATGTCATCTAATATTGGCCAAAAATGCCCAGCAGATGAAGCGGTTGAACTCTCTTCTCAAACAGAAAGAGTCATAGATGTAGTCGTAGATCTAAAAAGATTTCATGATGAACAATTTTCTCACTGTCCCGAGAAGGACATGGTTGCTGAAAATCCTCAAAAGGTCGGATGTGCGGAAAACCACTGTCAACATCCCGTTGTAAGCATGAAAGACCAAACAATGGTTGTGAACGAAGAATTTGAGGACAGATCCATGTTGTCCACAGAATCTGATCATGAAGGGGACATCAACTCCACTCCTGTCTTCGAGGTTCCTGAATCATCTGATTTCCAAGAAACCGTGATAACTGAGACTCCTGTCTTTGGTGGTGATGCAAGCCCTGTGTTCGGGAGACTAGATATGACGGCTTTGAGGCCCGTCTCCAGAGAAGAGGAGGAACTACTTTTGAGTCCTGTCTTCAGAAAGGATGACGGGGAGTTATGTTTCAGTCCAGTGTACACAAAGAAGGAAGCATTTTTCAGTCCAGCCAAGGAGGAATCGTTCAGTCCATGCTCTAGAGAGGGGAGTAAGGAAACCTCAAGCGTTGTGTTGGAAACAGAGAAGGAAAACGAAGACACGACAAGCTCTAGTGATGATTCTGCTGTGACAGGAAGGACACAAACCAATGACAAGAGAAATCGGGATAACCAACGTGAGCCCAGTCATGACAGCTTGGTATCTGGTCTCATACATTTGAGAAATATCCCAAAAACGGAAGTACAAGAGTGTTATGGTTGTGACGATTTTAGTGGAGAATCCAAAAGTAATGTTGCTGAAGCAATGGTGATGGTTGACTCAAAGACAGAAGTTTCTCCAGGTGCGCTCTTTCAACAGCCTTTTGATATAAAGTCTGCAATTGGGATTTTAGACCAGAATATCAGTCATTGTCTGGAGTATGCTGATGAGAATGGACACAGAGATGAGGAACTTGAGGAAGTTGAGAGAGATTCAGCATTGAGCATGGCAGAATGTGAAAACTCAGTTGCTGGAAAAAGTGCAAGTACATATAGAGCAGAACGGCATTCAaggattaaaaaaaataattgttCTGCACTTGCTGATAAAAGGAATGTTGAAGTTTTGTACGCAAGGAGTTCGTCCGATGAGGTCACTACACCAAGAAGTAAGCTGCGTTTGAAGAGATTTTCCATAGTTGCTGAAGGAGGTCAAAAGATGGGGAAAAAATCCAGTGTCTCTCCCAGAGGAGCAAAAGTCGTCAAAAAGTCATCAGAACAGAAAACAAAGAGACTGGGTCGGTCCTTTAGACTGTACTCGGGAGGAGCAATATTTGGTGAGGATCTTCCAGAAGTGAGTGATGCTCCAAAAGCTGCTGAGCCTGGGATGACGTGTGGTTGGTCTTTGAGACAGAATGATGAGTTAAAAGAAATCAGGAAAGAGATAGATAAAATCAGAGCCAAAAACAATGACAGTATTTGGCAAACTGAAAGACGTGATAGGTTTGCTGGGGTGACATTAAATGACACCAGCTTTGAAGTGAAAGTTCGCCGGGATGATATTCAAAATGATAGATGCTTCACCCCCTGTGGTGAGGAAAGGCGATGCAGTGATGAAGACAGAAACTGCATTGTTGGTGAAGATGGGACCAGGGATAAGGTAAGAAGCTGCAGTGTTGGTGGAGATGGGCCCAATAAGGATAACGTTAGTAGCTGCCGTGTTGGTGCAGATGTGAGCAGGGATGAAAACAGTTGCAGTCTTAGCCGGAATGAGGATAAAAGCTGCAGTGTTGATAAAGATGAGAATAGGCCAGACGGAAGAATTAGCTGTGTCGGTGAGGACAGAACCATTGAGGAGGGAAGAGCTTGTAAAATTGGTGAGGATGTGATCAAACACACCAGAGGTAAAGAAATACGGAGGAGCATTGATGGCGATGATACGAGTTGCAGCGTAGATGAAGAGGAGAGCTGGGTTGAGGACAGAGGTTGCGATATCGATGTGAAAATGGATGAGGGTGATGTGACGACGACATATGGTCCTACAGCGGCTAGAATCGGTTGTGActatgatgaaagcattgaaacgaaacagaaaaatCATAAATCTCCTTGGACAGAAGATGATGAGAGCAGTGTGGGTTCCGTCGATGATGGTGATAAAACTGAAACTGGCTGGGAACAGTCAGGTTTTGAGGGAGAATTTGAGGAATGGGGCATCATTGGAGTTGGGACACACAATACCGATTCCTCAGAGGGAATGCCCAGGTACAGACTCCGTTCCCAACTTCCTCAGCCGTCAAACACATGCTCTATGCATTAG